From the Caldalkalibacillus thermarum genome, one window contains:
- a CDS encoding TrmH family RNA methyltransferase has protein sequence MGEYQQGDIVKQLISEGFLTEKDDLVWKTLRPERLKRMYEVLKQRTRHIAVLLEAVDDGHNQAAVLRSADAFGVQNVSIVVGRAPFSPNRKVTQSAHKWLTIERQPTIEAAIKTAQERGYQVLASHLGADAVPLAEVDLSQPTVFLFGNEHDGVTEEALEMADGNFIIPMYGFVQSLNISVAAAITLHQATQRARELVGDAYFLTPQEQKELFHHWLITSSARIRRMLGVNGQQVEHDGLFDVEDENGEDELG, from the coding sequence ATGGGAGAATATCAGCAAGGGGACATCGTCAAGCAACTGATCAGTGAAGGATTTTTAACCGAAAAAGATGATCTGGTATGGAAAACGTTAAGGCCTGAGCGGCTGAAGCGGATGTATGAGGTTTTAAAGCAGCGCACCCGCCACATTGCTGTGCTGTTGGAAGCCGTGGACGACGGGCATAATCAGGCAGCTGTGCTCCGTTCCGCCGATGCCTTTGGCGTGCAAAACGTTTCCATTGTGGTGGGCCGTGCACCGTTTAGTCCCAACCGGAAAGTGACTCAGAGTGCGCACAAGTGGTTAACCATTGAGCGGCAACCCACCATTGAAGCAGCGATCAAAACGGCGCAGGAGAGAGGTTACCAGGTATTGGCCAGCCATTTGGGTGCTGATGCCGTTCCCCTGGCTGAAGTGGATTTAAGCCAACCCACCGTATTTTTGTTTGGCAACGAGCATGATGGTGTGACGGAGGAAGCCCTGGAAATGGCTGACGGCAACTTTATCATTCCCATGTATGGCTTTGTGCAAAGTTTGAATATTTCCGTAGCGGCAGCGATTACGTTGCATCAGGCCACCCAGCGGGCCCGGGAGCTTGTGGGAGATGCCTATTTTCTAACTCCCCAGGAGCAAAAGGAACTGTTTCACCACTGGCTGATCACCTCTTCAGCACGAATAAGACGGATGCTGGGCGTAAACGGTCAGCAGGTTGAACATGACGGTTTGTTTGATGTGGAGGATGAGAATGGGGAAGATGAGCTTGGCTGA